The following DNA comes from Pongo pygmaeus isolate AG05252 chromosome 9, NHGRI_mPonPyg2-v2.0_pri, whole genome shotgun sequence.
ttgtatttttagtagagacgggtttctccatgttggtcaggctggcctcaaactcccaacttcaggtgatccgcccgccccagcctcccaaagtgctgggatgacaggtgtgagccaccacatccggctaagaATAGAAATTTTTAAGATGACTGCCTTAGAGgtgttaaaaagttttttaattggGAAGCCATCAGGCTGAGATGGCTCCACCACATTTGATTCCTACATAAGCAAACCAAAGCCCaatgtaaaaagtaaaagaaaactagGGACCTTACCAATCAGAAACCACCAACTAACCTCTAACTAGGGGAATTTCCATATTAAtgaatcaaatatattttatttgtcttaCTTCCATGTTCAGCCTATAAAAAGCTCACTGCCCACACTGCTGCAGCTgagctctctgaacctctttTGGCTTTGAGTGCAGCCTAATTTATGAATTGTTCTTAGCTCAAATAAACCCTTTAAAATTTTAAGGTTCCTAAGTTTATTTTTGAACAGAGGGCATCATTCtgcatctttgttttcttcttttcttacccTTTTTGGAAACTGCAATACAGTTCTTCCTTGGATACTTTATAATCAAGGTCACTCTACTACAAGTTCTGTCAATCTCTGTTTTATTGACTCAGGCATTCTTCTAGCTGGCCCCAAGTTATTTTTACTTACCTCATGGCTTCCATTTTCCACTATAAGCCAGTTCATATGGCTTTTAAACTTGAGGCTTTGGGGAGACTGGTAGAACCATCATTGGCTCTATTGTTAAGTTTAAGGTCCTCCTTGTTCCACATATCCAGAGAGGGAGTTACTGCTACAGGAGATTGAAAAAaattaggcagatagtgagggcaaAAGAGTCCTCAGcagaatttcccttttaacaaaaagcagcccccaaatcatttcttttctaacaaagaacagtctgaaaaatcaagctgcaaacatagataagcaagctggaagcctGCCGGGGTGAATACCGGCAGCTGTGTcaatagaaaagggctacctgggggccaggtatgttcaacatggaggctccatcttcccttttctttgtcaccacaGGTACAGTAAAGAAACAGGCAACAAGGCACTGGCCAGGTAGAGAACCCATCTGCAAAATAAAAGATTAGGCTGGGGGTGGCCATCTTTTTGTGCCTATAGAAATGGCATACCTAGCCCTAACCAGTTTTTCGTGCTGTATGCAAATGACACActtggtccaaccaatcttttgTGCCCTATGTAAATGACACACTGCCTCCTTAAGGTCATCTATAAAAtcccttgcattccactgcaGAACCAGCAACTCATTCCTCTGGGACCCCTCTCTGCTGCAGagagctcttctttttctttgcctaTTCAACTTCTGCTCTGAACCTCACTCTTTGTGTGTCCGTGTCCTAGTTTTCCATAGCTGTGACACAACCAATCTTGGGTATTTACTCCAGACAACAATGCCACTTCATTaccaggttttaaaaaatatctatctatgctgggcgcggtggctcacgcctgtaatcccagcactttgggaggctgaggtgggtggatcacggggtcaggagttcaagaccagcctgaccaacatggtgaaatcctgtctgtactaaaattacaaaaattagctgggcatggtcacgcgtgcctgtaatcccagctactcaggaggctgaggcaggggaattgcttgaacctaggaggcggaggttgcagtgagccaagatcgcgtgtttgcgctccagcctgggtgacagagcgagacttggtctcaggaaaaaaaaaaaaaaacaaaactatccaAATCTATCCAAGTATCTATCCAAGTACTTCTTATTTCCAAATGCACTGAATTTCCTTAGCCCCACTCATCAAGGCTAGTGATTCTTTCATAGGCTTCCTATAATATTAATATCCATTCCCAGTAGTACCCAGATTTTTGTACAGAGATCCACTTTTCCTCCCATACCACCCTAATACTCCTGGGGAAGCTGAATCTACTCTACTTCAGAATTGATCTAACTTGTCAAAAGGCAATTATTAGATTTCTTGTCAGTGATTGGTTAGGGAACATAGGCCTAAACCCATCAATGCATGTCATTTTTGTAGCCATAGAATTTGGATTTGGAAAAGCCAAGTAACCCAGTGGAAGGCAAGTGTAAAAATTCTGGGAGGCTTCTGGGAAATAAATGTCCTAAATTTTAAGATGGTCCCCTTTTTCTTTTAGATCTTGTGCAGAGTTTTGAAGCCTGGAATGAAGCTGACACTTGTGTGTATGTGGGCACATACACAGGGGTAGGGGGTGTGTGGGGGACATGGGGGAGTGTGAGAGGTACGGGATGGGGTTCATAGTTGAGCAGTGGAGAGAACTGCAGAAAACCAGATTTGGAGCTGTGAATGACTCACACTTAATCACCACTCTACCAATCCTCTTTTTCAATTATGTTTGAATTGAGTTTCCTGTTACTGTTTGAATTGAGTTTTTGTTCCCTCAGTCTGAAAGCATTTTACCTGGTACATCCCTGATGGATCTCTCTGGGTAAATGTAGTTTCACTGGAAGAGATGGTGATTCCCACCAGATTCCCAAGAGAGCTTATTTTCTCTTGCATTAAGCAGCAGGGGTCAGGCTTATGGCCTTGTATTTGTAGAAATCAGCCATCAACCTAGCATCACCAGATTTCTGGCATTAGCTGCCCATGTCTGTGGCACTTCAGGCCCATGTAACTGTTTCCAGAGTGACACAAGTTTCTTCCACAGTTGTCATCAAGTGGCTCTCACAGGTTCAGTgagaagaggaaaagggagagagatcATCAGGATTAATGGATTACTTGCATTTGTGAGACGGTTTGCCAAGTATTGCTACAAACAAGgcatgggattttcttttcttttcttttctttttttgcgatggggtcttgctctgtcctccaggctgtagtgcagtggagcaatcttggcttactgcaacctctgcctcccaggttcaaatgattctcctgcctcagccctcccaagtagctgggattacaggcgtgtgtcacaacgccctgctaatttttgtatttttagtagagacggggttttgccatgttgcccaggctggtctggaactccctgCCTCACGTGAcctcccaccccggcctcccaaagtgctgggattacaggcatgagccaccgcgcccggctaaggCATGGGATTTTTCGAACTGCTGACATTAGAAATTCACAATCCACATCATTAACTGGATCCTCCATGcccactctcttcctctctgtagCAGCAATTTCAAATCTTTACTCTCCGCAGTTCCACAGAACAcgagaaacaaacaagcaaaaaaagtcAGGCAGAAGCCCAAGTAACCTCTATCAAAGCAAAGACCAGTGCCTAGTCTAACGCTTTTAAGGATTTTAAAAGAAGATGTGAAGAGGTGTCCTGCTTATCCTCCAAGCTTGGGTGCTGGGGCCGGGCCGGCTGAGATTTACCAGTGAAACCCAAAGAAAGAGAGGGCAGAgaactagagaaaagaaacaagataatGCTACCCAAGAGGACGAAATAGAGAAGCAGGAAACGAAGCCTGCGGCCAAACCCTGGTGATGACTATTAGGAAAACACCAGAGGATGCCCCGCCCGCCAGCCCACAGTGAGCAGCCTGTCCACGTCACAAAGCGTGGCCTCGGGCCTTGACAGTTCGCGATCTGTAAGCAGGATGTTCCAGGGCCTCCCTGTCGCCTGCATCCAGCCTGGGGGCCACGAAAAATACAATCTTCACTGGTGTGGGAGGCCGAAAGTGGACGGCGACGGAGGCCCCTCTGGTTATCTCTCTGCCGTGCCAACACAGTTTCTGCGCCCACTAAGatgcatgaaataaaaatttccgTGACTCGCCCTTTGCAGTGGAGACCTGAAACAGGCACACCAGGGAATTGGAGCGGAGGAGGGTAACTCAAACTCAGAGTGAGAGAGTTTGCAGGGGGCCGATTTGGGGCCAACAGGCTTCCCAGCAGGTCCCCGGCGCGGGGCAGCGGAAGGCGAAACGCTTTCAAGAGACCCCGCTGCCAACATCCCCACGCCCTCGCACCCTCCCGCCGCCCCAGAAGGCCAACTCCGCCTGCCTGAGTCACAGCTGGAGCTGGGGAGGAGCCAGGGAAAGGCGGCCCCTGACCGTAGTGCAGCCAGCGGTTACAGGCAGACGGAGCAGAGCGGTAAGGGATCATGAGGGAGAGTGCGTTGGAGCCGGGGCCTGTGCCCGAGGCGCCGGCGGGGGGTCCCGTGCACGCCGTGACGGTGGTGACCCTGCTGGAGAAGCTGGCCTCCATGCTGGAGACGTTGCGGGAGCGGCAGGGAGGCCTGGCTCGAAGGCAGGGAGGCCTGGCAGGGTCCGTGCGCCGCATCCAGAGCGGCCTGGGCGCTCTGAGTCGCAGCCACGACACCACCAGCAACACCTTGGCGCAGCTGCTGGCCAAGGCGGAGCGCGTGAGCTCGCACGCCAACGCCGCCCAAGAGCGCGCTGTGCGCCGCGCAGCCCAGGTGCAGCGGCTGGAGGCCAACCACGGGTTGCTGGTGGCGCGCGGGAAGCTCCACGTTCTGCTCTTCAAGGTCAGTGACCTCAAACGGTCCCCAATCCGGGGCCTTTGCCGGCCTTTGGGCCACCAGCTGGGGGCTCCCCGCTTCCATCCACCTACCACACCCACATTCCTGACCCCTCCCGCCGTCTGTTGCTGTGGAACAGACTCACAGAGCCGCACCTACTTCCCAAGATCCAGTCCCATCCCTCCCTCTCATGCCTGAGCCCCGCCTGGCCAATCCAAGCCCGCCCAGCTGTAGCTCAGGCCACGTCCGCAGAATTTGGTCTAAGTCCCAGCCAATCCCTAAAATAACGGTGGTTGAAAGGGCATTCCGTGACTGCGGGCACTATCCTCTTCTCGCGCCTCACCGGGCCTCACCTACTTTACAACGTTTTGCAGTTCGCAGGGAGCTTTCCCTCCTCTTAGCTTCCCACGCCTGCCTTTCCCCCCAGACTCTGGCTGCGGAGGTAAAAGGTTTCCCTTGTGTAATTAAGGAGTGAGTTTCGGGCTGCTGGGGGTAAGGAGCTGCCAGGATCAGTGCTGTGTCCGTCACATGCAGGAGGAGGGTGAAGTCCCAGCCAGCGCTTTCCAGAAGGCACCAGAGCCCTTGGGCCCGGCGGACCAGTCCGAGCTGGGCCCAGAGCAGCTGGAGGCCGAAGTTGGAGAGAGCTCGGACGAGGAGCCGGTGGAGTCCAGGGCCCAGCGGCTGCGGCGCACCGGATTGCAGAAGGTACAGAGCCTCCGAAGGGCCCTTTCGGGCCGGAAAGGCCCTGCAGCGCCACCGCCCACCCCGGTCAAGCCGCCTCGCCTTGGGCCTGGCCGGAGCGCTGAAGCCCAGCCGGAAGCCCAGCCTGCACTGGAGCCCACGCTGGAGCCAGAGCCTCCGCAGGACACCGAGGAAGATCCCGGGAGACCTGGGGCTGCCGAAGAAGCTCTGCTCCAAATGGAGAGTGCAGCCTGAGGGCTGGTGTTGCCTGCCTACCCTGTGCTTGTGCCTTGTCCCAAAATAAATCCTTTCAGAATGTAGCACTCACGCCCTAATAAGGAGCGAATCCTGCATCCACCAAGGCGGGCGCTCTGGCCCTCCCTTCCTTAAGCCCAGTCCTGTGTCCTCTGAAAGAGGTGCAGCCACTCACACCTGCTTGCGCTCACCATCAATAAAAGTAATTTCACCCGAACCAGACTCCGTGAGAAGGGATGGGGAAGCGGTTGGATGTGGGAAGGCAGTTACAAGGAATAAGACAAATGTTGGAACCTGGAATCATTGTACGATTTCTCCAGTTTCCACGGAGTCCTGCGTTCTAGACTCCAGTGACACATAGAAATATCCTTCTGACCACTTGCTCTTTAAACACTTTCCTCATGGGAACACAcagttgcagtttttttttttgtttttttttagcatCCAGTACAGTCCTTGCTGTAGGTGCTTACTCAGTGTCAACTAATGGTTTTCCTCTTAGTCTTTTCTTTCCTTAGCACCTCCTAAAAGTTGAGTTTTCCGGGATTCCTTTCTTGGCCCTCTTTTTACTCAGGGTACTTTTCGGTTGACATTCATGCCTAGGCCTCCCCTACCAGCTGCATACACCCCATACCACTGTCTTGAGCCGCAGTTGAAAAGTGCTTCAAAAGTACCAAGTATCTTCTaccttttaaattccatttcgttcaacagctatttattgaacacctactatgtagcAGGCCCTATTAGATATGGTTCAGAATATTTCCCCCTCTTGTGTTTTCTTTACCAATGATGACACAAAAAATCAATGTACCATCATCCACAGAGAAACTTGGGAGTCCTTGTCGGCTCAAGGGCTTTCTCTCATCCCCCTCCCACATGGAAACAGCTATTCTATTGATTTTACCTCTGCAATCTGTCCACTTTTCTAATACAGCCACTGCCTTATTTCAGGCCTTTCACTTGACCAGTGTTTGAAATGCCAATCTCATCACATCATTGTCTTGATTCAAATATTTCAGTGTCTCCCCATTATCTTCAGAATAAAGACCAAgctctttataattattttcaaggCCCTTTGTGATCTGGTCCCTGCCTATTTTTGTAGCCTCATCTCTCACCACTTCCCCTTGTGCTACCATTGAGTCACACTGAGCTCTGTGCTCTCACTCTCATCCCTGCTATCCTGCCAGACTCAGTAAAGCACACCTGTTTCAGGGCCAggtatttctcttccttctctcaaaGCACCACTTGCACACCTCTAGTGCCAGCTGCACTGATTGTGAGGGTTTTTGGTTACACCCACCTCCACTCTACTAGATTGTGGCTCCCTTGCAGTAGGGacagttttattcatttctgtatttccCACACCAAATACTGTGTCTGGCACACGGTAGACCTTCTTGAGGGGCTGAGGAGAGTTCCCTGCAGCAGTAAAGCAAGAATATTACagaaggggctgggcacggtggctcacgcctgtaatcttagcactttgggaggccaagatgggtggaggACTTGACCTTGGGAGCTAGAATCCAGCCTTGGCAAAATgacgaaaccccatttctacaaaaattacaaaaattagctggatgtggtggcttgtacctgtagtcccagctacctggggggctgaggtgggaggatcacttgagcccaggaggcaggggttgcagtaagccaagatcatgccaccgcactccagcctgggtgacagaatgagaccatgtttcaagaaaaaaaaaaaaaaaagaaagaaagaaaaaaaactagaagtGGGAGTGGTGGTTAAGGATGAAGAGCACAGTCACCTACTCCTTCATTCAGTCACTATCATATAACATTTTTAATACCTACTTTGTTCCAGGCCCTATGCTAAGTCTCATGAACACCTCAGGGAGCTCAGGATTTAGAGGGAGATACCATCACCAATTGTAATGAATGATGGTTACATGTAAGTTATTTTGAGAGCAAATGGGGAAGGGGCATGACCCAACCTGAAGGAGGAAAAGTGGGAGATATATAAGGAATTGTTCTTGGAAATGGTAAATAGTGAGATGGAAAACAGGAATGGTGAGGGGCAGTAGAGCTCAGCGGTGGGTAGTTTGGGTTCTCTGttcccttatctataaaatgagataattataGCCCCCTACTTAGGTTGTTGGAAAGATTAAGTGACATAAAtcaagtgcctagcacagtgccggAGTATAGTTTTTGCTCCATAAACTTCAGGTATATAATTCATTTgtccactcattcaacaaatacttactgaactCTTAGGGTCTTCCAGGTgctattttaaaatctgagaagagtgccaggcgtggtggctcacatctgtaatcccagcactttgggaggctgaggcaggcagatcgcttgagtccaggagtttgagaccagcctgggcaacatggcaaaaccccgtctgtactaaaaatacacaaaaagttatccagatgtggtggtgcacacctgtagtcccagctacttgggaggctgaggcaccagaattgcttAAGTctagggggcagaggctgcagattgcatcactgcactccaccctgggcaacagggcgacagtctgtctcaaaaaataaaataaataaataataaataaagtaaataaaatctgAGGACACAGTGGCACATAAGAAAGACAAGATCCATACCTCTATTGAGTTAAATTCCAGTAGGAAGAGACAGGTAATAAGTAAACACATGAACCACAAGGGCATTCTGGTTATGAGCTCTGAAGAAAAAACAGACTAAGGATACAGATAAGGTTTGTGGGGGTGTTCTTTAGATAAGGACATTGGGGAGTAATATTGGGACCAGAGTTACACGTATGAATTACTCCTTGACAG
Coding sequences within:
- the CAVIN3 gene encoding caveolae-associated protein 3, with the translated sequence MRESALEPGPVPEAPAGGPVHAVTVVTLLEKLASMLETLRERQGGLARRQGGLAGSVRRIQSGLGALSRSHDTTSNTLAQLLAKAERVSSHANAAQERAVRRAAQVQRLEANHGLLVARGKLHVLLFKEEGEVPASAFQKAPEPLGPADQSELGPEQLEAEVGESSDEEPVESRAQRLRRTGLQKVQSLRRALSGRKGPAAPPPTPVKPPRLGPGRSAEAQPEAQPALEPTLEPEPPQDTEEDPGRPGAAEEALLQMESAA